A single region of the Mustela lutreola isolate mMusLut2 chromosome 2, mMusLut2.pri, whole genome shotgun sequence genome encodes:
- the LOC131823896 gene encoding cytochrome b-c1 complex subunit 1, mitochondrial: protein MAASAVCRAVGAGTRGLLRTRSSPVLLRSPALRSTATFAQALQSVPETQVSVLDNGLRVASEQSSHPTCTVGVWIDVGSRYETEKNNGAGYFLEHLAFKGTKNRPGNALEKEVESMGAHLNAYSTREHTAYYIKALSKDLPKAVELLADIVQNCSLEDSQIEKERDVILQELQENDACMRDVVFDYLHATAFQGTPLAQAVEGPSGNVRKLSRADLTEYLSRHYKAPRMVLAAAGGVEHRQLLDLAQKHFGSVSEAYTEDTVPTLAPCRFTGSEIRHRDDALPLAHVAIAVEGPGWANPDNVALQVANAIIGHYDCTYGGGTHLSSPLAAVSVTNKLCQSFQTFNICYADTGLLGAHFVCDRMSIDDMMFFLQGQWMRLCTSATESEVLRGKNVLRNALVAHLDGTTPVCEDIGRSLLTYGRRIPLAEWESRIAEVDASVVREVCSKYFYDQCPAVAGFGPIEQLPDYNRIRSGMYWLRF from the exons ATGGCGGCTTCCGCAGTTTGCCGGGCAGTGGGGGCCGGGACGAGAGGGCTGCTGCGCACCCGCAGCTCG CCGGTCCTGCTGAGGTCGCCTGCCTTGCGCAGCACCGCCACCTTCGCCCAGGCTCTTCAGAGCGTGCCAGAGACACAGGTCAGCGTGCTGGACAACGGGCTGCGAGTGGCCTCCGAGCAGTCCTCCCATCCTACCTGCACG GTCGGGGTGTGGATTGACGTCGGCAGCCGTTACGAGACTGAGAAGAACAATGGGGCAGGTTACTTTTTGGAGCATCTGGCTTTCAAG GGAACAAAGAATCGGCCTGGCAATGCCTTGGAAAAGGAGGTGGAGAGCATGGGGGCCCATCTCAATGCCTACAGCACACGGGAGCACACGGCCTACTACATCAAGGCGCTGTCCAAGGACCTGCCGAAAG CTGTGGAGCTCCTGGCCGACATTGTGCAGAACTGCAGTCTAGAAGACTCCCAGATTGAGAAGGAGCGGGATGTGATCCTCCAGGAGCTGCAGGAGAACGATGCGTGTATGCGGGATGTGGTCTTTGACTACCTGCATGCCACGGCGTTCCAGGGCACGCCCCTAGCCCAGGCTGTGGAGGGGCCCAGCGGGAATGTCAG GAAGCTGTCTCGTGCAGACCTAACCGAGTACCTCAGCAGGCATTACAAGGCCCCTCGCATGGTGCTGGCGGCAGCCGGAG GGGTGGAGCACCGGCAGCTGCTTGACCTTGCCCAGAAGCACTTTGGCAGCGTCTCAGAGGCGTACACCGAGGACACTGTGCCCACCCTGGCTCCATGCCGCTTCACGGGCAGCGAG ATCCGTCACCGTGATGATGCTCTGCCCTTGGCCCACGTAGCTATTGCAGTAGAGGGGCCTGGCTGGGCCAACCCAGACAACGTAGCCCTCCAAGTGGCCAATGCCATCATTGGACACTACGACTGCACTTACGGCGGCGGTACA CACCTGTCCAGCCCGCTGGCCGCCGTCTCTGTAACCAACAAGTTGTGCCAGAGTTTCCAGACCTTCAACATCTGCTACGCGGACACGGGGTTGCTGGGCGCACACTTTGTCTGCGATCGCATGAGCATTGACGACATGATGTTCTTCCTGCAGGGCCAGTG GATGCGCCTCTGCACCAGTGCCACAGAGAGTGAGGTGCTGCGGGGCAAAAATGTCCTCAGAAATGCCCTAGTGGCTCATCTGGATG GCACCACTCCTGTGTGTGAAGACATCGGACGCAGTCTCTTGACCTATGGCCGGCGCATCCCCCTGGCTGAGTGGGAAAGCCGCATTGCG GAAGTGGATGCCAGCGTGGTCCGTGAGGTCTGCTCCAAGTACTTCTATGACCAGTGTCCAGCAGTGGCTGGATTTG GCCCCATTGAGCAGCTCCCAGACTACAACCGGATCCGCAGCGGCATGTACTGGCTGCGTTTCTAG